The following nucleotide sequence is from Chelmon rostratus isolate fCheRos1 chromosome 11, fCheRos1.pri, whole genome shotgun sequence.
attaatatactGGGTACATCTAACAGCGTagaaaaaagccaaatattatgacctttaaatgaaatgctgtttacaACAGAGCTGTCATATACTGTATGGTGTAATTTTGGCATTATGAACATTATACGCGTCTTACCACGTCTGTGAGACGGAGGGCGCTGTTCAGCAGGAAGCACTGAGCAGCACCTCTCAGCAGGACTTGATGAGTGATCATAGTGCAGCGCAGCACCTCCCTGTGAAACCCCACAGATTCAAATGAGAATAGTATAACCAGCTACTGCGACACAGTCCATCTGACTGTGAGCATGATGAGGTACCTGAGAGCAGTGAGCCCTTCGATTCCCAGCAGTGGACTTGGGGGGAGTTTGGACAGAGcctgggagaggaagaggaggggtaCTGCACACCAGTGCTTAGAGCACAGCTGCTGGATCATCTGCAGCAACATGTGGCCTACAAACAGGACAGGCAGAGCAGGATGGGCATTTTATGTATAAGAAGTGAGTCAGGACTTTGTTAACATGTATGCTCTGTGGCTTCTGTACCTCTATGCTCGCATGGTAGGCTGCTGAAGAAGGTGGCCATGAAAACTTGGAGTTTAGCACCGAGTTCAGGACAATCTCCTACACTCTGTCCAACTGACCTACATGTGGACAGAACGTGGGTTAATGAGGTCCAGTGCAAAAAAACTTAATAACATCATAACTCCTCAAGTATTTTTGCTTGGTGTACTGGTTTTAAACCATCACCTGTGGAAGAGCGAAGTTTCAGACAGAACATCCATAAAAGGGCCAACGATGAACTGAGGAGCAAAGCAATGGAGGAGGAAACTTTAAGGCACCAATTATCCACACATAAGCATAAAGGTGCTGAACACATCGCTTCTGAGCGTGTACCTGAGAAAAGGCCACAGCAAAGTCTGACTGctgcaggacctgcagctcGAGCAGAtgacacactccctctctcatcAGGGATTTATTCTCACTGTGGAACATCCGctggtacacacacagcagccaggaGGGGTGGAAGAGGCCTTGACCTGAAGCTGCAACACAGACAGAACTGACAAAGAGAACGGGCACAAACTACCACAACACTGTTTCTACTCACTTACTTTTGCatctttattgtattttcaaGTGAAGTTTGCAATTGAAAACAGATATTTTGGATAACTAATCACCtgatttactttttttgttatttaactGAAAAGTCTCCTTACAAGTGGATGCAATAAGACAAGCAAAAGCGCGGTGATGAAATAgtgaatatttgatgaaaaGTTAATATGATCAGTTTAGTCCTTTTGATTCACAGAGCACTAATGGGATGGACGTATTCTTATGTAACCTATCCAAATGTCAAAGCTTTAATAACACCTACGGCCAACCTACACCAAAACAGAGccagaaatgtcacaaataaAAACCTAATTTGATGAAAAGAGGCAGGAAAGAATTAAATCTGTCAAACATTCATATAAAAGACATGACAGCGACTCCTTACTTTGCCCAATGCTAGTGTTACCTTGACTATCATTCACTGTTGTTTGGATCAATGTGTCTATTCTGTTTAGAACTGGCCGGACGACATGGACCTGTGGAGGAAAAAGAGACGAGCCACATTACATAGCTGTGTATCATGACGGCCACCTGTGAACTGACAGCGAAACAACAGTCATGATGTGGGATTTTCTACCTGGTTTTCCTCGAGGGTCTCCATCACCAGTGCGTAATCCTCCCAGAACTCTCTAAGCAACTTGCTCCTGTGAGGGGCCCATCTGAACAAGATCTCATCTGCAACAATTTCAAGAACAGTAAGAAAACAGACAATGCAACACCAGTGGGTGGAGAGTTTGTACAGTGTCAGTAAGCCTGGGCATTTTTACCTTCTGATGGACAGGCAGGACAgtccaccccctcctcctctgacagggCCACGCACTTTTTCAGCAGGTACAACGCCCTTTTACGTGACACGCTGTCTCTGTGCGTCAGTCCATCCTGAACTATCCTCCAGAACTGGAGAGACAGGCGAGGCTCGCaggaagaggacgaggaagaggggGGACTGTGAGGTTTCAGCAGGTGGTCTGACATGGCggtcaaacacagcagtgccCGCTCTGTAACCACAGGTGTGCGGTCAGTGGTGTGCCAGCTGCACAGATCATCCAGGATCAGCTTGAGGCTGCTCCCTAACCTCACATCGCTGCAGCAGTTCAGGAGGGCCAAGAGGAGCCTGACTGTGATTTTGGAGACAAGTGGATCTGGGAGTGTTTTGATGCAGGACAAGGCAGATGTCAGGGTGGTGAGAGTGAGCTGTTCATCCGCTGATAGAGAAGGTATGAGAGCAGCCACGACTTCACTGGCAACCTCCACGCTGAGTCGTCCCGGCCCGggcacctcttcctcctccgacAGCTGGAGCGAGGGCAGAACAGACAGAGCTACCCGCCCCGGTACAGCCTCGTCACACAGCGGGACACAGACGCTCACAAGCCGGGAGAGAGCAGCTGTACTCTCCCTGCATCGCATACCTTCACCGGCTTCTGCTGATAttctggagaggagaggcagacaCTGGGTCCAGATCACCGACTCGATTTTATCTTTAATAGATCTTCTGGTCGCATCTGAAAACGTAGTCGTGTCCGAGTCGGCCATAAGTGGTCTGAGTCCTTCGATAAAAACTGTCAGCGCCTCCACCCGCTCCGTCCCTGGCCACGAGTCACTCGTCCAGGACAGAGACTCAAACAGAAGGCCATAGTCAGGAGAGCTGGACAACACCGCGTTAACTAAAACCGAATACATTGTAGAGAGCTGCTACGCTGCTGGGAACAAGCGAGCTAAAGATGCTCCGACACCGGCTTTACTCACGGCTGCCATGAGCAACACGTTGTTCCGAACGGTATGTAAACTTCCGCAAACGTAATCACAAACTCTCGCGAGAGGTGGAAGTGTACCCGTGCTTTGTGCAAGTTGACAAAAATATACCTATTGAGTGGATATCAAATGTACACAGAAACTTGACATTATATTGGTGAAACAGTACAAAAAGTAAGAACACCTGGTTTTATTTAGTGGCAATAAGAATTTATTTTCACTATCATAAAAAACATTGCTTTAGATAAAAATGAATTGTTCAGTATTGTGAAGTTTTTCATGCATTATTGGCATTAAGAgaaagtctgtctgtgtttaatgaCTGACAATCTTTCCAAGTGAGTCCATACTGGCTAAAGACATTTGCTCTTTTGCACACCAATTATCACTTacaaatcagtgaaaataaCATCTGAGAAAAACCCAACAGAAAGGCTCTTTGTTTGAGGGTTACATAATACAAAAATACTGCAGGTTCATTATACACTTGCTGGTTACAGAAATAGTGCTTTACAAATAATACTTTTCTGTTGTAATTACGACAGCAGGAGGACAGTATAGAATGAGGAAGCTTTGGATGAATTAATTACCAGCTGTAAAGAGGTTCAATTTTCCACTTAGGCAGCTACATTGCTGTGGCAGACTAACAGAAAAACCATGACAGAGCACACTATATAAAAATAGAGTATACtataaaatatgattaaaaaaaaaaagaggacaataGAATACAGGAGCACAAACATTAGCACCATGGCTTCTAGAGATTCTCCTGAATAAAACAATAGCAAACATGCTAATGGTAAGGAAAGCAAGTGCCATCTTATGAATGCGGCACATGGCCTTAAAATTTCAAAATATCTGTTACTGTCAAATTTGATCAACATTcagacatttcagaaaatgtttaacAGTGTGAACTTtacaaaagacaataaaattcattagaaatgtttttgctcagagaggctgaaatgtaataaaatagtGCAAGTAGTATGTACACAATGTACAACATTAATAAATATGGTCTGTTCACTGATTGAAATGTTGCAGAATTGGATTTCTGTTATTTAATCCACAATATTTCTAACAGGAATGAGGGGTCCTGTCATTTTCAATAATGCCTCTCTGCAATGTGAAGCATACTTATCCCTCATTGTGATCATCACCACACAGAAAACACCGAGACATTCATGTGTTGGCAACCTAAGAGTTAAGTTGCACTGTAAATAAAGGGAAAGAACAGACAGTTTGTGGACATCAGCACCTGACATGCTCAAAGTATGAATTCCAGGAACTGTTCATCACCTAACATGTCCAGGGAGAGGCAGTTGGTAGACCGGCGGCCATAAAAGGAAGGTTTGGCTTGGCAGGGTAAAAGGGGGCAATGACTGTGATCAGCTGgggtctttgtgtttgttgaggCATCTGGAAGCCCAAAGGTATAGCTGTGGGAGGAATCGGGTGGTAGTGTCGTCCCCAGGGGTGCCAGAGGTGGCAACAGACGTACATCATCTAAACTGTGGCTGTGCCGATCCACGCAAACCTGTGCTCTGGAATTCAGCATCTAGAATAGAGACAGTAGTTAAAcataaaaggtaaaaacaaatgcaacaagGGAGCAAAGGCAAGGGCTAAGAAGGCAGAAGACAGGTGACAAACCTGTTTTAACATATCCTTGTTACGGAATTTCTCAAGATCTTCATCACTGTCCGGGGGACACGCTTTGCTTTCTGTAGAGATTgattgaaatgttgcatttaagtacacacacgcttaactaaatggttAGCCATttgcactcagtatatacattttagcatatttcagctgctcttagtatattttattgttttggtatattcttattgtcttagtatattttcatttctggtatatttttatctgcatgttagtttattttattctagtatctttattttattatctttcttattgtttctaacatgggggttgcaatgcaaatttcattgacatgttatgctcagtgacaataaagaaaatcttgaatcttgagaggaaaaaaaaaagtctgagaatgcaaaaaaaaaattttgttttcactggagggataagaacaaataaaataatgtttacaCAATATCCTGTATGTCACAATCAAATTATTTATACCTGGTGAACCTGGTGAGTGAGTCTCTGAAGGGAGCTCTGCACAATCAACTGACACTCCTTCAAGAAGATCAGCCAGCTGAAACATTTCATCAGGATCATCCACGAGAACCTCCTTTGGACTTCCAACACCGGTCTTGAtctctagaaaaaaaaagtacaaatctGATTATTAAAAATCTGAAAGAATAATTAATCTAATTTGCTGTGGCCGTATATGCATTTAAGAGCACAAtggaacaaacaacaaaaggagtTTTCACACAGATACAAAGAATATGAGTTACACAACATGTGGAATAATGACATCAAATGCAATTTACTGAGCAACATGTTCTGCATAGTGTATAGCTTGAGGAAGCGCTGAGTGAAACAGTGCCCTTATCCCAGCTGTATGGAACTGAAAACTGCAAAGGGTAAATACAAGATCAGCATGGcacacagctgctttcatgTTTACCAACTGTCAGTTTCATtcaacaaacacagcatcagtTTATTCCACAAACTATGCAGAGAGGCAGATAAAATTTCCCAAATGTACAAACGTTTCAGGATAAAAATTCTCTCACCTTCCTCTTGCCACCCCTCATCTTCCATTCGCGCCTTACTGCCTGCTTCACACCCAGAGGTACAGGAGCTGCCACGGctggctgctgagctgaaacacTTCTCTGCTCGCCGTTGACCTTCCTCCTCCATTGAGGCCATCTCTGTGGATATGCTGTGTTGTCGGGCGTCAGCTTCAAtgccagagctgctggtggagtgTCGGGACAGACCAGGGCTGCTCTCACTGCCTGGGGGGTCCAAGTCCAGGTCATCACTGATATATGACTCTCTATAGCGCTTTTTCTCTGtagaaagagcaaaaaagagcaaaaaccaTGTAAAGAAACTGAGgtcagctgtgtttgttaaGATGTTACAAGGATAGCAGGAAACTGCCAGAA
It contains:
- the zgc:172136 gene encoding FERM domain-containing protein 6 isoform X2, translating into MEARFRKGTTEEAAAFNALPQSPVLHRKRERRARHLYYSDLRERVLRSECRQQEEVYFQLAGYALQADLGDHPLPREDMEIMPYFEPKQYFPPWIVAKRGVNYLLCHGPKVHQELWGMSSRDAILLFIRESCRLEDVPVTFYRLQKDKKEERGTALLGLTLRGMQVYQEVNNMRQLLYDFPWSNVGRLTFLGKKFEIQPDGLPSARKLVYYTGSSFRSRHLLLHLSSSHRIYLSLQPALKHLRQLEESEEKKRYRESYISDDLDLDPPGSESSPGLSRHSTSSSGIEADARQHSISTEMASMEEEGQRRAEKCFSSAASRGSSCTSGCEAGSKARMEDEGWQEEEIKTGVGSPKEVLVDDPDEMFQLADLLEGVSVDCAELPSETHSPGSPESKACPPDSDEDLEKFRNKDMLKQMLNSRAQVCVDRHSHSLDDVRLLPPLAPLGTTLPPDSSHSYTFGLPDASTNTKTPADHSHCPLLPCQAKPSFYGRRSTNCLSLDMLGDEQFLEFIL